Proteins encoded together in one Stigmatella aurantiaca window:
- a CDS encoding SDR family oxidoreductase: MTGQKVWFITGAGRGIGSDLVTAALEAGHNVVATARDDVAVTAEVGEHERLLALAMDVTDPSAVDGAVRKALDRFGSIDVLINNAGRFYTGFFETLSPEQVRAQMEVNFFGTLNVTRAVLPVMRAQRRGHVVTVSALVGIVGAPFISIFAASKFALEGWMESITPEVAPFGITTTKTHRERQGVQRERAGPPPKAGVRVHLHRGHEATAQALGRRRRRGRGHRRQGPSTHRRRHCIFRAVDQTRA, encoded by the coding sequence ATGACGGGTCAGAAAGTGTGGTTCATTACGGGCGCGGGGCGTGGAATTGGCAGCGACCTCGTCACGGCCGCGCTGGAGGCGGGACACAACGTCGTCGCCACGGCGCGTGACGACGTCGCGGTGACGGCCGAGGTGGGTGAGCACGAGAGGTTGCTCGCACTCGCCATGGACGTCACCGACCCCTCTGCTGTCGACGGTGCAGTTCGCAAGGCGCTAGACCGCTTCGGGTCTATTGACGTCCTGATCAACAACGCCGGCCGGTTCTACACTGGATTTTTCGAGACGCTGTCGCCGGAGCAGGTGCGAGCGCAGATGGAGGTCAACTTCTTCGGGACCCTGAATGTCACCCGGGCGGTCCTGCCGGTTATGCGGGCTCAACGCCGAGGGCACGTGGTTACCGTCAGTGCTCTGGTTGGGATCGTGGGCGCTCCGTTCATCTCCATATTCGCGGCCTCGAAGTTTGCGCTGGAGGGTTGGATGGAGTCGATCACGCCCGAAGTAGCGCCATTCGGCATCACCACCACCAAAACACACCGAGAGCGTCAAGGGGTTCAACGGGAAAGAGCCGGGCCACCGCCAAAAGCTGGCGTCCGCGTTCATCTCCATCGTGGACATGAAGCAACCGCCCAAGCGTTGGGTCGCCGGCGACGACGCGGTCGAGGGCATCGTCGCCAAGGGCCGTCAACTCATCGCCGACGCCACTGCATTTTCCGAGCTGTCGACCAGACTCGCGCATGA
- a CDS encoding NADPH-dependent F420 reductase, with translation MYTLFSKDRLTMNDTNKLKIGILGAGTIGKTLARKLAAAGHDVKVANSRGPETIDAETVATGAKAVTAAEAVQGVDVVILSTPPTALIKIASLLTTLPAETVVMDTSNYHPFRDGRIAAIDAGQVESLWVVEQLGRPIVKAWNSLVTDSLVNKGRPAGSPGRIALPVAADRERDRRIGMRLVEDTGFDAVDAGTLAESWRQQPGAPSYCTDLTREELPAALASAERDRLAKRRNLATEVFLERFPNLGEEIPPADFVLRVHRTLFM, from the coding sequence ATGTACACGCTTTTCTCGAAGGACAGGCTGACCATGAACGACACGAACAAGTTGAAGATCGGGATCCTCGGCGCGGGAACCATCGGCAAGACGCTGGCGAGGAAGCTGGCGGCGGCCGGCCACGACGTGAAGGTCGCCAACTCGCGCGGCCCGGAGACGATCGACGCCGAGACCGTGGCGACCGGCGCGAAGGCCGTCACCGCCGCCGAGGCGGTGCAGGGCGTGGACGTCGTGATCCTGTCGACGCCGCCTACGGCCTTGATCAAGATCGCCTCGCTGCTCACCACCTTGCCCGCCGAGACGGTCGTCATGGACACGTCGAACTACCATCCGTTCCGGGACGGCAGGATCGCCGCGATCGACGCCGGTCAGGTCGAGAGCCTGTGGGTGGTCGAGCAGTTGGGCCGGCCGATCGTCAAGGCGTGGAACTCGCTCGTCACGGACTCCCTTGTGAACAAGGGCCGACCGGCGGGAAGCCCCGGCCGCATCGCGCTCCCCGTCGCGGCCGACCGTGAGCGGGATCGGAGGATCGGGATGCGACTCGTTGAGGACACCGGCTTCGATGCGGTCGATGCGGGCACGCTCGCCGAGTCGTGGCGGCAACAGCCCGGCGCGCCCAGCTACTGCACCGACCTGACCCGCGAGGAACTGCCCGCCGCTTTGGCGAGCGCCGAGCGAGACCGTCTGGCGAAGCGGCGCAATCTAGCCACCGAAGTCTTCCTCGAGCGCTTCCCGAATCTGGGCGAGGAGATTCCGCCTGCTGACTTCGTCCTCCGCGTGCATCGCACATTGTTCATGTGA
- a CDS encoding MarR family winged helix-turn-helix transcriptional regulator, which translates to MGKPKRTTDDRQRVGWQLSFALYSASNRVIRLHRPFLDPLGLTYPQFLVMLALYESAPRTVGALGDELGMENGTLTPLLKRLEGAGLVTRTRDRQDERRVLIDLTAAGEALRETACLVPEKIETACRLTDRDLAELRDTLNGLALPRSPQAADLAAD; encoded by the coding sequence ATGGGTAAACCGAAGCGTACAACAGATGACCGGCAGCGAGTCGGGTGGCAGCTATCGTTCGCGCTCTACAGCGCGTCGAACCGCGTCATCCGGCTTCACCGGCCGTTCCTCGACCCGCTCGGACTGACCTACCCGCAGTTCCTCGTGATGCTCGCGCTCTACGAGTCCGCCCCGCGGACCGTCGGCGCGTTGGGCGACGAACTCGGCATGGAGAACGGGACGTTGACGCCGCTCCTGAAGCGCCTCGAAGGCGCGGGGCTGGTGACCCGCACCCGCGACCGCCAAGACGAGCGTCGCGTGCTGATCGACCTCACGGCGGCGGGCGAGGCGCTCCGCGAGACGGCGTGCTTGGTGCCGGAGAAGATCGAGACGGCCTGCCGCCTCACCGACCGCGACCTCGCCGAACTCCGCGACACCTTGAACGGGCTGGCCCTCCCCCGTTCGCCCCAAGCAGCGGACCTTGCGGCCGACTGA
- a CDS encoding tRNA-(ms[2]io[6]A)-hydroxylase gives MSRPTPTRRPLSGEGPVFLHSPTDPRWLPLALEHFNAVLVDHAHCEKKAAANALSLLQAYPDLPGLPAQMARLAREESAHLARVLDLMAARGLTLNRDGGDPYAQGLQKLIRTPSPERRVDRLLVAAIIEARSCERLSLLAEGLEDPALRRFYGELAQSEDGHQSLFYRLAVTASGDEAAIKERLEALLAGEAQVVATVGLRAAIH, from the coding sequence ATGTCCCGCCCGACCCCCACCCGCCGCCCCCTCTCCGGAGAGGGCCCTGTCTTCCTGCACTCGCCCACGGACCCGCGCTGGCTGCCGCTGGCGCTCGAGCACTTCAACGCGGTGCTCGTCGACCATGCCCACTGCGAGAAGAAGGCCGCCGCCAACGCGCTGTCGCTGCTCCAGGCCTACCCGGACCTGCCGGGCCTGCCCGCGCAGATGGCCCGCCTTGCGCGCGAGGAGAGCGCCCACCTGGCCCGGGTGCTCGACCTGATGGCCGCCCGGGGGCTCACCCTCAACCGCGATGGCGGAGACCCCTATGCCCAGGGGCTCCAGAAGCTCATCCGCACCCCGTCCCCGGAGCGCCGCGTGGACCGGCTGCTGGTGGCCGCCATCATCGAGGCGCGCTCCTGCGAGCGCCTGTCCCTGCTCGCAGAGGGCCTGGAGGACCCCGCCCTGCGCCGCTTCTACGGGGAGCTGGCGCAGTCCGAGGACGGGCACCAGTCCCTCTTCTACCGCCTGGCCGTCACGGCCTCGGGCGATGAGGCCGCCATTAAAGAGCGGCTCGAAGCACTCCTGGCCGGCGAGGCTCAAGTCGTGGCCACCGTGGGCCTGCGCGCGGCCATCCACTGA
- a CDS encoding GNAT family N-acetyltransferase, whose amino-acid sequence MSLSIEQLGPQHTDALRSLLVKDPPHNVYLLGLFEEFGIVPRAGRAPFAFYGRFDASKTLTAALFVGGEGGLVVPSANECTFICDIAKALPSQVRLQASLGEKSSVDELVKHLGGAGKTRLTRTQRLFSVSADDLGPFTNPTLRLAREEDIPRLMPLAIGAVRETLERDPLAEDPSGYEARVTQRVRGRRTYVLEEQGALVFKVDIGSRSQHGAELEGLYTVPHERNKGHATLCLGQISRHLLSSLPRLILRLDDKHESLARIARKVGYLSGRVQRIVLLE is encoded by the coding sequence ATGTCCCTCTCGATTGAACAGCTCGGCCCCCAGCACACGGACGCCCTGCGCTCGCTCCTGGTGAAGGACCCGCCGCACAACGTCTACCTGCTGGGTCTCTTCGAGGAGTTCGGCATCGTCCCCCGGGCGGGGCGGGCCCCCTTCGCCTTCTACGGCCGCTTCGACGCCAGCAAGACCCTCACCGCCGCGCTCTTCGTGGGCGGCGAGGGCGGCCTGGTGGTGCCCTCGGCGAACGAGTGCACCTTCATCTGCGACATCGCCAAGGCGCTCCCCTCCCAGGTGCGCCTCCAGGCCTCGCTGGGCGAGAAGTCCTCGGTGGACGAGCTGGTGAAGCACCTGGGCGGCGCGGGCAAGACGCGGCTGACGCGCACCCAGCGCCTCTTCAGCGTCTCCGCCGACGACCTGGGCCCCTTCACCAACCCCACGCTGCGGCTGGCCCGGGAGGAGGACATCCCCCGGCTGATGCCGCTGGCGATCGGCGCCGTGCGGGAGACCCTGGAGCGGGATCCGCTCGCGGAGGACCCCAGCGGCTACGAGGCGCGCGTCACCCAGCGGGTCCGGGGCCGGCGCACCTATGTGCTGGAGGAACAGGGCGCCCTGGTCTTCAAGGTCGACATTGGCAGCCGCTCCCAGCACGGCGCGGAGCTGGAGGGGCTGTACACGGTGCCCCACGAGCGCAACAAGGGCCACGCCACCCTGTGCCTGGGGCAGATCTCCCGCCACCTGCTGTCCTCGCTGCCCCGGCTCATCCTGCGCCTGGATGACAAGCACGAGAGCCTGGCCCGCATCGCGCGCAAGGTCGGCTACCTGTCCGGCCGCGTCCAGCGCATCGTTCTCCTGGAATAG
- a CDS encoding AgmX/PglI C-terminal domain-containing protein, giving the protein MPGRLFLAVILPFVALCAVGLWLTRPGSPPPVSRAPSPAPAKPLSASPPPRSPPDRPPPPAVALPAPSPQALPVSIPEAEPEILASEGTVDREALRGAIQQVVPLMRQCFEDTQGRYRGPQSVTLKFTLAGDGAVGRFQGGEVVETTLQDPMLQACFVDSLLDVQFPPPRRGGKVTVAYPFRFEPAPEAGR; this is encoded by the coding sequence ATGCCGGGCCGTCTCTTTCTCGCGGTCATCCTTCCCTTCGTGGCCCTGTGTGCTGTGGGGCTCTGGCTCACGCGGCCTGGCTCCCCGCCTCCCGTCTCCCGCGCCCCCTCGCCCGCTCCAGCGAAGCCCCTCTCGGCGAGCCCTCCCCCGCGCTCGCCACCGGACCGGCCCCCCCCCCCCGCGGTGGCCCTCCCCGCCCCCTCCCCCCAAGCCCTCCCCGTCAGCATCCCGGAGGCCGAGCCCGAGATCCTGGCCTCGGAGGGGACCGTGGACCGGGAGGCACTTCGCGGCGCCATCCAGCAGGTGGTGCCCCTGATGCGCCAGTGCTTCGAGGACACCCAGGGGCGCTACCGCGGCCCCCAGTCGGTGACGCTGAAGTTCACCCTGGCGGGGGATGGAGCGGTGGGCCGCTTCCAGGGCGGCGAGGTGGTGGAGACCACCCTGCAGGACCCCATGCTCCAGGCCTGCTTCGTGGATTCGCTGCTGGACGTCCAATTTCCCCCTCCTCGGAGGGGGGGCAAGGTGACCGTGGCCTACCCGTTCCGCTTCGAGCCCGCGCCGGAGGCTGGCCGTTGA
- a CDS encoding FAD-dependent oxidoreductase translates to MPTWDLQADVVIVGSGGAALSAAAAVVDQGASALLLEAAETPGGTTRRSGGAFWIPNNALMRAQGLTDPRDGALQLMARTAYPTLYTPEAPCLGLPPLQYELLAAFYDNAGPAIDRLTQLGALQPVILGSYGFSPQPLSDPDYHAELPENRAPYGRVLTARAPPGSMQWPGVFLADGMLAHLRSKDVPVLTQHRVTGVLSNARGEVMGVEAEHEGTSRAVRARKAVVFASGGFAHDAQKARAFLRGPLFGSGSVPTSRGAFIDIASRLGARLDNLANGFFYQVALEDAAARGGEVARNDAHVFFPYGDSTVVVNKQGVRVANEKAPYHERAQTHFHWSGKEYPHLVQFMIWDQGVAQEPTFWPWRGVVPLPGQESPLVVQAQTLAQLAQRIEERLERLRGRPFLSATIPPSLKLAPDFVSRLEETLQRFNTFAATGVDLDFHRGATALEQAWQGPSRSTTGNRTLYPMSRTGPYYAALLGAATLDTCGGPAIGPDARVLRTDGSAIPGLYGAGNCIASPSGQAYWGAGGTLGPAMTFGFIAGRNAAREPLKEE, encoded by the coding sequence ATGCCAACGTGGGATCTTCAAGCGGACGTGGTCATCGTGGGCTCGGGCGGGGCCGCGCTGTCGGCCGCCGCGGCCGTGGTGGACCAGGGCGCCTCCGCCCTCCTGCTGGAGGCGGCGGAGACTCCCGGAGGAACCACCCGGCGCTCCGGGGGCGCCTTCTGGATTCCCAACAACGCGCTCATGCGGGCCCAGGGGCTGACGGACCCCCGCGACGGCGCGCTCCAGCTCATGGCCCGCACGGCCTACCCCACGCTCTACACGCCGGAGGCCCCTTGCCTGGGCCTGCCCCCGCTCCAGTACGAGCTGCTCGCGGCCTTCTATGACAACGCAGGCCCCGCCATCGACCGGCTCACCCAGCTCGGGGCCCTCCAGCCGGTCATCCTCGGCTCCTACGGCTTCTCGCCCCAGCCCCTCTCGGATCCGGACTACCACGCGGAGCTGCCCGAGAACCGGGCGCCCTACGGGCGCGTGCTGACCGCCCGCGCGCCCCCGGGCTCCATGCAGTGGCCCGGCGTCTTCCTGGCGGACGGGATGCTGGCCCACCTCCGGAGCAAGGACGTGCCCGTGCTCACGCAGCACCGGGTGACCGGGGTGCTCTCCAACGCCCGGGGCGAGGTGATGGGCGTGGAGGCCGAGCACGAAGGCACCTCGCGGGCCGTGCGCGCCCGGAAGGCCGTGGTGTTCGCCTCGGGCGGCTTCGCCCATGACGCCCAGAAGGCCCGCGCCTTCCTGCGAGGCCCCCTCTTTGGCAGCGGCAGCGTTCCCACCAGCCGGGGCGCCTTCATCGACATCGCCTCGCGGCTGGGGGCGCGGCTCGACAACCTCGCCAATGGCTTCTTCTACCAGGTGGCCCTGGAGGACGCGGCGGCCCGGGGCGGCGAGGTGGCCCGGAACGATGCCCACGTCTTCTTCCCCTACGGGGACAGCACCGTCGTGGTGAACAAGCAGGGCGTGCGCGTGGCCAACGAGAAGGCCCCCTACCACGAGCGGGCCCAGACCCACTTCCACTGGAGCGGCAAGGAGTACCCCCACCTCGTGCAGTTCATGATCTGGGACCAGGGCGTCGCCCAGGAGCCCACCTTCTGGCCCTGGCGCGGCGTCGTCCCCCTGCCCGGACAGGAGTCCCCGCTCGTCGTTCAGGCCCAGACGCTCGCGCAGCTGGCCCAGCGCATCGAGGAGCGCCTGGAGCGGCTCCGGGGGCGGCCCTTCCTGAGCGCCACCATTCCCCCCTCCCTGAAGCTGGCGCCGGACTTCGTCTCCCGGCTGGAGGAGACCCTCCAGCGCTTCAACACCTTCGCCGCCACCGGCGTGGACCTGGACTTCCACCGGGGCGCGACGGCCCTGGAGCAGGCCTGGCAAGGCCCCTCCCGCAGCACCACGGGCAACCGCACCCTGTACCCCATGTCCCGGACCGGGCCGTATTACGCCGCGCTGCTGGGCGCAGCCACGCTGGACACCTGCGGGGGACCGGCCATCGGGCCGGATGCCCGGGTCCTGCGCACCGATGGCTCGGCCATCCCGGGGCTCTACGGGGCAGGCAACTGCATCGCCTCGCCCAGTGGCCAGGCCTACTGGGGCGCGGGGGGCACCCTCGGCCCCGCCATGACGTTTGGCTTCATCGCCGGGCGCAACGCGGCGCGCGAGCCCCTGAAGGAGGAGTAA
- a CDS encoding sensor histidine kinase: MSGAPGDEQPGSAGPETTREELLEFITRLATNEPHVRCRVGQGALAPVAEALNGLAALLEARRLASVEKFGIGALVEQSQNMMMTADTEERLRFVNFTIPGLTYEQVVGRSVYDFVLPADQERVRAVIRKVLATGEPDTYDIQSYAETGPQWYVVRVGPIRDGGRIVGCTMITTDVSSLKRAQQKLEQSNRELEQSNQELEGFASIASHDLQEPLRKIQSFGERLETLAGASLPPEGRDYLARMRNAASRMRGLINDLLAFARVTSQAQPFVRVDLSRIASEVLGDLEVAIEQSGAAVTVDPLPTLDADPTQMRQLLQNLLGNALKFRQEGTSPRIALRSAVDAATGLCELRVEDNGIGFDEKYLDRIFNVFQRLHGQGKYPGTGMGLAICRKIAGRHGGSLSARSAPGQGATFIVTLPLQHIPS, encoded by the coding sequence ATGTCAGGCGCACCAGGCGACGAGCAGCCAGGCTCCGCAGGCCCGGAGACGACCCGGGAGGAGCTGCTCGAGTTCATCACCCGGCTGGCGACCAACGAGCCGCACGTTCGCTGCCGGGTGGGGCAGGGCGCGCTGGCGCCCGTGGCGGAAGCGCTCAATGGGCTGGCGGCCCTGCTGGAGGCCCGCCGGTTGGCCTCGGTGGAGAAGTTCGGCATCGGGGCGCTGGTCGAGCAGTCCCAGAACATGATGATGACCGCCGACACGGAAGAGCGGCTGCGCTTCGTCAACTTCACCATCCCGGGGCTGACCTACGAGCAGGTGGTGGGCCGCAGCGTCTATGACTTCGTGCTGCCCGCGGACCAGGAGCGGGTCCGCGCCGTCATCCGCAAGGTGCTGGCGACGGGAGAGCCCGACACGTACGACATCCAGTCCTACGCCGAGACGGGCCCCCAGTGGTACGTGGTGCGGGTCGGGCCCATCCGGGACGGTGGCCGCATCGTGGGCTGCACGATGATCACCACGGATGTCTCCAGCCTCAAGCGGGCCCAGCAGAAGCTGGAGCAGTCCAACCGCGAGCTGGAGCAATCCAACCAGGAGCTGGAAGGGTTCGCTTCCATCGCGTCGCATGACCTGCAAGAGCCGCTGCGGAAGATTCAATCCTTCGGCGAGCGCTTGGAGACCCTGGCGGGAGCGTCCCTGCCGCCCGAGGGCCGGGATTACCTGGCGCGCATGCGCAACGCCGCGTCCCGGATGCGCGGGTTGATCAACGATCTGCTGGCGTTCGCGCGGGTGACGTCCCAGGCCCAGCCCTTCGTGCGGGTGGACCTGTCGCGGATCGCCAGCGAGGTGCTGGGAGATCTCGAGGTGGCCATCGAGCAGTCGGGCGCGGCCGTCACCGTGGACCCGCTTCCCACCCTGGATGCCGACCCCACGCAGATGCGGCAACTGCTCCAGAACCTGCTGGGCAATGCGCTCAAGTTCCGCCAGGAGGGGACCTCCCCACGCATCGCGCTCCGGAGCGCGGTGGACGCGGCCACGGGGCTGTGCGAGCTGCGGGTGGAGGACAACGGCATCGGCTTCGACGAGAAGTACCTCGACCGCATCTTCAACGTCTTCCAGCGCCTGCACGGACAGGGCAAGTACCCGGGCACCGGCATGGGGCTGGCGATCTGCCGAAAGATCGCGGGACGGCACGGGGGCTCCCTCTCCGCGCGGAGCGCC